Proteins encoded within one genomic window of Natator depressus isolate rNatDep1 chromosome 1, rNatDep2.hap1, whole genome shotgun sequence:
- the TPT1 gene encoding translationally-controlled tumor protein, with protein sequence MIIYRDCISQDEMFSDIYRIREVADGLCLEVEGKMVTRTEGQIADALIGGNASSEAIEEGTDPTVVTGVDIVMNHHLQETSFTKESYKKYIKDYMKAIKARLEEHKPDRVKPFMTGAAEQVKHILANFKNYQFFVGENMNPDGMVALLDFREDGVTPYMIFFKDGLETEKC encoded by the exons ATGATCATCTACCGGGACTGCATCAGCC AGGATGAGATGTTCTCCGATATCTACAGAATCCGGGAGGTCGCCGACGGGCTCTGCTTGGAAGTGGAGGGGAAG ATGGTCACCAGGACAGAGGGTCAGATTGCTGATGCTTTAATTGGTGGCAATGCCTCCTCTGAAGCTATTGAAGAAGGAACAGATCCCACAGTTGTCACTGGTGTCGATATAGTAATGAATCACCATCTTCAGGAAACTAGCTTTACAAAAGAGTCCTACAAGAAGTATATCAAGGACTACATGAAAGC AATCAAAGCCAGACTTGAGGAACACAAGCCAGACAGAGTAAAGCCTTTCATGACAGGGGCTGCAGAACAAGTCAAACACATCCTTGCAAACTTCAAAAATTACCAG TTCTTTGTAGGTGAAAACATGAATCCAGATGGCATGGTGGCTCTCCTGGACTTCCGTGAGGATGGAGTAACTCCATATATGATTTTCTTTAAGGATGGTTTAGAAACTGAGAAGTGT TAA